In a genomic window of bacterium:
- a CDS encoding thioredoxin domain-containing protein → MRWRAGVRLACGVALAAAGCGGAPEVPPPAPVSTTTLAAAADEVVARVGGEAITAARLDEAIRLPLHDLERARWELRARRLDEIVRGRVLGPAAAAEGLSIDAYVRGHAGAEGSDAFVAAALAAAGVEITLAEPEPPVVAVSADGRPVRGRPDAPVTVLAFVDLQSPYCARMQPVFARLLARYPEHVRLVARDLPLPVHRDAVRAAEAAACAGAQGAYWPFTDRVLQAQDDLSAAALARHAAHAGVDPARYAACVTSGAPRAAVEADVAAARALGVSVVPTLFVNGRYLRGPQPYDVLAARVEAELRGLGSVPPPAPAAVGRRARARAGACRRRMRRGRRTARRATAHAARRRRAGGAAPARPPGARPRARAGRPRSGLRGPPPRPRAGGAGGLALGGHEPAARRRRRARERDAAARRRRRPPRRPARPHAGDGAAPAPRPAGHLRVRDRVASGRAPKHTTLIPSAGSCGSALR, encoded by the coding sequence ATGAGGTGGCGTGCCGGCGTCCGGCTCGCGTGCGGCGTCGCGCTGGCGGCGGCGGGATGCGGGGGCGCGCCCGAGGTGCCGCCGCCCGCCCCCGTCAGCACGACGACGCTCGCCGCGGCGGCCGACGAGGTCGTCGCCCGCGTCGGCGGCGAGGCGATCACGGCGGCGCGTCTCGACGAGGCCATCCGGCTGCCGCTCCACGACCTCGAGCGCGCGCGCTGGGAGCTGCGGGCGCGCCGTCTCGACGAGATCGTCCGCGGCCGCGTGCTCGGTCCGGCTGCCGCGGCCGAAGGCCTCTCCATCGACGCCTACGTGCGCGGTCACGCGGGCGCAGAGGGCTCCGACGCGTTCGTCGCGGCGGCGCTCGCCGCGGCGGGCGTCGAGATCACGCTCGCCGAGCCCGAGCCGCCGGTGGTCGCCGTGTCGGCCGACGGCCGGCCCGTGCGCGGGCGGCCCGACGCACCGGTCACGGTGCTCGCGTTCGTCGATCTCCAGAGCCCGTACTGCGCGCGCATGCAGCCGGTCTTCGCACGGCTCCTCGCGCGCTACCCGGAGCACGTCCGCCTGGTCGCGCGCGACCTGCCGCTGCCGGTCCACCGCGACGCGGTCCGCGCCGCCGAGGCGGCCGCGTGCGCGGGCGCGCAGGGCGCCTACTGGCCGTTCACCGACCGCGTCCTCCAGGCCCAGGACGACCTCTCCGCCGCGGCGCTGGCGCGGCATGCGGCGCACGCCGGCGTCGATCCGGCACGCTACGCGGCCTGCGTCACGTCCGGCGCGCCGCGAGCCGCGGTCGAGGCCGACGTCGCCGCCGCACGTGCGCTCGGCGTCTCGGTCGTGCCGACGCTGTTCGTGAACGGGCGCTACCTGCGCGGCCCGCAGCCGTACGACGTGCTCGCCGCCCGCGTCGAGGCCGAGCTGCGGGGGCTCGGATCTGTGCCGCCGCCCGCGCCCGCCGCCGTCGGACGCCGTGCCCGCGCCCGGGCCGGCGCGTGCCGGCGGCGGATGCGAAGAGGGCGGCGTACCGCCCGCCGCGCAACCGCTCACGCTGCGCGCCGCCGACGTGCAGGCGGCGCTGCGCCGGCGCGCCCGCCTGGCGCGCGACCTCGAGCGCGCGCCGGGCGACCTCGGTCCGGGCTACGAGGGCCGCCGCCTCGTCCGCGTGCGGGAGGTGCGGGCGGGCTCGCTCTGGGAGGCCATGAGCCTGCGGCCCGGCGACGTCGTCGTGCTCGTGAACGGGACGCCGCTGCTCGACGACGGCGCCGCCCTCCTCGACGCCCTGCGCGACCGCACGCAGGTGACGGTGCAGCTCCTGCGCCGCGGCCTGCCGGTCACCTACGTGTACGCGATCGAGTAGCGTCGGGCAGGGCGCCGAAGCACACCACGCTGATCCCGAGCGCCGGCTCGTGCGGGTCGGCGTTGCGGTAG
- a CDS encoding helix-turn-helix transcriptional regulator — MSDDETAGAHLAANLRRLRDGRGLSQQQMARLAGIPRPTWASLEAGAANPTLQVLVRVAAALQVSVEELIGPPRTACRLFPAAEARLRRRGGAVLRDLVPEAIPGLLVSRLELAPGASLAGVPHTPGTREYLVCERGRIELTASGERWALAPGDVLVFRGDQRHGYRNADPHEPALGISVVCFGALPDATRSRTRR, encoded by the coding sequence ATGTCGGACGATGAGACAGCGGGGGCGCATCTGGCTGCGAACCTCCGCCGGCTGCGTGACGGCCGCGGCCTGTCGCAGCAGCAGATGGCACGGCTCGCCGGCATCCCGCGCCCCACCTGGGCGAGCCTCGAAGCCGGCGCGGCGAATCCGACCCTCCAGGTCCTCGTGCGCGTCGCCGCCGCGCTGCAGGTCTCGGTCGAGGAGCTGATCGGGCCGCCGCGCACGGCGTGCCGCCTCTTTCCCGCCGCCGAGGCGCGCCTGCGCCGGCGCGGCGGGGCGGTGCTGCGCGACCTCGTGCCCGAGGCGATCCCGGGCCTACTGGTCTCGCGCCTCGAGCTGGCGCCCGGCGCCTCGCTGGCCGGCGTGCCGCATACGCCGGGCACGCGCGAGTACCTCGTCTGCGAGCGCGGCCGCATCGAGCTCACCGCGTCGGGCGAGCGCTGGGCGCTCGCTCCCGGCGACGTGCTCGTCTTCCGCGGCGACCAGCGACACGGCTACCGCAACGCCGACCCGCACGAGCCGGCGCTCGGGATCAGCGTGGTGTGCTTCGGCGCCCTGCCCGACGCTACTCGATCGCGTACACGTAGGTGA